Proteins co-encoded in one Quercus robur chromosome 8, dhQueRobu3.1, whole genome shotgun sequence genomic window:
- the LOC126695544 gene encoding putative ubiquitin-conjugating enzyme E2 38, producing MDLDLGDCTSEAAQTLISKKPKQNEVAMGSKGKAKICYDETQQDKVKDALAVNLGNSTVLGSLDSVGPLKNSTSGSTNSNNLNSSNSDLSYHHDDEDGNGAVDEDTGFFDEDDYVSDYDDNDNFLYDDSYVNMQTQFDNVDLPPGVEATLPWLKDPKSSADPPASTSTLTISDLPESKRQAEATCSSTVPAEPSSEEKVQENEDAVMRKLQPFKQFDVVDDYSDHHYSRMGFSDGKPPKNWAKRIQDEWKMLEKNLPETIFVRVYEARMELLRAVIIGPAGTPYHDGLFVFDCLFPTSYPNSPPMVYYYSGGLRLNPNLYDCGKVCLSLLGTWTGKQSENWIPEKSTMLQVLVSIQALILNDKPFFNEPGYESTYTGAEGERRSNDYNENVFILSLKTMMYTLRRPPKHFEDFVAAHFRDCARNILAACKAYTEGVPVGSAAVGTVIEDVVQDKAGKRNKSNDFKSTLSKMMNLLITNFAKNGSTDIEQFHLSA from the exons ATGGATCTGGATTTGGGGGATTGCACCTCTGAAGCTGCCCAGACTCTGATCTCCAAGAAACCCAAACAAAAcgag GTTGCCATGGGCAGCAAGGGGAAAGCAAAAATATGCTATGATGAGACACAGCAAGACAAAGTCAAG GATGCTTTGGCTGTCAATCTTGGAAATTCTACTGTGCTAGGATCACTGGATAGTGTTGGTCCCCTTAAGAATTCTACATCAGGATCAACCAATTCAAACAATCTTAATAGTTCCAATTCAGATTTATCATATCATcatgatgatgaggatggaaatGGTGCTGTTGATGAAGATACTGGTTTCTTTGATGAGGATGATTATGTTTCTGATTACGACGACAATGATAATTTCTTGTACGATGATAGTTATGTAAATATGCAAACCCAATTTGATAATGTTGATTTGCCTCCTGGGGTAGAAGCAACACTTCCTTGGTTGAAGGACCCAAAATCAAGTGCAGACCCACCAGCTTCAACCAGTACTTTAACTATTTCAGATCTTCCTGAAAGCAAAAGGCAGGCAGAAGCTACATGCAGTTCAACAGTCCCTGCTGAGCCAAGTTCAGAGGAGAAAGTGCAAGAAAATGAGGATGCAGTTATGAGAAAACTTCAACCTTTTAAGCAATTTGATGTCGTGGATGATTATTCAGATCATCACTATAGCCGCATGGGCTTTTCAGATGGGAAG CCACCCAAGAATTGGGCAAAGAGAATTCAGGATGAGTGGAAAATGTTAGAGAAGAATTTACCAG AGACAATATTTGTTAGAGTCTATGAAGCAAGGATGGAACTATTGAGGGCTGTTATAATTGGACCTGCAGGCACTCCTTACCATGATGGTCTTTTTGTCTTTGATTGCCTCTTTCCCACTAGCTATCCCAACTCACCACCG ATGGTGTACTACTATTCAGGTGGCCTTCGACTGAACCCAAATTTGTATGATTGTGGGAAAGTCTGCCTCAGTCTTTTGGGGACCTGGACTGGTAAACAGAGTGAGAATTGGATCCCAGAGAAATCAACCATGCTACAAGTGTTGGTATCTATACAAGCTCTGATTCTGAATGATAAGCCTTTCTTTAATGAGCCTGGTTATGAATCAACATACACTGGAGCAGAAGGGGAAAGAAGATCAAATGATTACAATGAGAATGTCTTTATTCTATCCTTGAAGACAATGATGTACACGCTACGGAGGCCACCAAAG CATTTTGAGGACTTCGTTGCTGCTCATTTTCGCGATTGTGCACGTAATATTTTGGCTGCGTGTAAAGCATATACTGAGGGCGTTCCTGTAGGTTCAGCTGCTGTAGGTACTGTTATAGAAGATGTAGTCCAGGATAAGGCAGGGAAGCGCAACAAATCCAATGATTTCAAGTCAACATTAAGTAAGATGATGAATCTGCTTATAACAAATTTCGCCAAGAATGGTTCAACAGATATTGAGCAGTTTCACCTTTCGGCATAA